One window of Desulfobaculum bizertense DSM 18034 genomic DNA carries:
- the pta gene encoding phosphate acetyltransferase gives MSKNLYITATEPQSGKSAVALGVMQLLLRDIRKVAFFRPIISERVDGGRDHDVNLLLTHFNLDIPYEDTFAYTLAEARELINNGESAVLMENILNKYKALEAKYDFVLCEGTDFRGKDAAFEFDLNASIAANLGCPALLIASGRDKSEEELLSTTQLTVDSMEEKGLDVFATVINRAEKNVDHAKIAENLKCKVNCSQPMAVYVIPEEEGLGNPTVKDVQKWLEAEVIYGADRLEAVVEDFVVAAMQIGNFLDYVENGSMVITPGDREDIILTALASRLSGSFADISGVLLTGGLKPSENVQRLIEGWSGAPLPILSVKGHTYQTTQKLAELYGRIDPEDLRKVSLALGTFESHVNSEELGKRLIDRKSSKVTPKMFEYNLVEKAKSHRMRIVLPEGECDRVLRAAEIILRRNVCELFILGDEASVKAKVSELGLDLSGAHFVDPKSSDKLDEYAQAYFEARKHKGILLEDARDRMLDATYFATMMVHKDDADGMVSGALNTTAHTIRPAFEFIKTKPTASIVSSVFLMCMKDRVHVYGDCAVNPNPKAEQLAEIAIGSAETARIFGVEPRVAMLSYSTGSSGKGADVDRVKEAVALAKEKAPQLALEGPLQFDAAIDPGVAATKLPGSEVAGKATVFIFPDLNTGNNTYKAVQRSSGAVAIGPVLQGLNKPVNDLSRGCTIPDIVNTVAITAIQAQAEKGLI, from the coding sequence ATGTCGAAAAATCTGTACATCACAGCGACCGAGCCCCAGAGTGGAAAATCGGCTGTAGCTCTCGGTGTTATGCAGCTTCTGCTGCGTGATATTCGTAAGGTAGCCTTTTTCCGTCCCATCATTAGCGAGCGTGTTGATGGCGGGCGCGATCATGATGTCAACCTGCTCCTGACGCACTTCAATCTCGATATCCCCTACGAGGACACCTTTGCATACACCCTTGCTGAAGCTCGTGAGCTGATCAACAACGGTGAAAGCGCTGTTCTGATGGAGAACATCCTCAACAAGTACAAGGCCCTTGAAGCCAAGTATGACTTTGTTCTCTGTGAAGGTACGGATTTCCGCGGCAAGGATGCTGCCTTTGAGTTTGATCTCAATGCAAGCATTGCAGCGAACCTTGGCTGCCCGGCACTGCTCATTGCCTCTGGCCGCGACAAGAGTGAAGAAGAGCTTCTCAGCACGACTCAGCTGACCGTTGATTCGATGGAAGAGAAGGGGCTTGATGTCTTTGCAACTGTGATTAACCGTGCAGAGAAAAACGTCGACCATGCAAAGATTGCTGAAAACCTGAAATGCAAGGTGAACTGCTCCCAGCCCATGGCTGTGTATGTGATCCCTGAGGAAGAAGGTCTTGGCAATCCCACAGTGAAAGACGTGCAGAAATGGCTTGAGGCTGAAGTCATTTACGGTGCAGACCGTCTCGAAGCTGTTGTTGAAGACTTTGTTGTCGCTGCCATGCAGATTGGCAATTTCCTTGATTACGTTGAAAACGGAAGCATGGTCATCACCCCCGGTGACCGCGAGGACATCATCCTCACCGCTCTCGCTTCCCGACTTTCTGGTTCTTTTGCAGACATCTCCGGCGTGCTGCTGACAGGCGGACTCAAGCCTTCCGAGAATGTCCAGCGCCTCATTGAGGGCTGGTCTGGCGCTCCGCTGCCGATCCTGTCTGTAAAGGGCCACACCTACCAGACGACCCAGAAGCTGGCTGAACTCTACGGCCGCATTGATCCCGAAGACCTCCGCAAGGTTTCCCTTGCTCTTGGCACTTTCGAGTCTCACGTGAACTCCGAAGAGCTGGGCAAGCGCCTTATCGACCGCAAGTCTTCCAAGGTGACTCCGAAAATGTTCGAGTACAACCTTGTGGAGAAAGCCAAGTCCCACAGAATGCGCATTGTGCTCCCCGAAGGCGAATGCGACCGCGTGCTGCGTGCAGCAGAGATCATTCTGCGCCGCAACGTCTGCGAACTCTTTATTCTTGGTGACGAAGCTTCCGTTAAGGCAAAGGTTTCCGAGCTGGGGCTGGACCTGTCTGGTGCCCACTTTGTTGACCCCAAGTCTTCCGACAAGCTCGACGAGTACGCTCAGGCATACTTTGAAGCCCGGAAGCACAAGGGCATCCTCCTTGAGGACGCTCGAGACAGAATGCTGGATGCGACCTACTTTGCGACTATGATGGTCCACAAGGATGACGCTGATGGTATGGTCTCCGGTGCACTGAACACCACCGCGCACACCATCCGTCCTGCATTTGAGTTCATCAAGACCAAGCCCACCGCATCCATTGTTTCCAGTGTATTTCTTATGTGCATGAAGGACCGCGTCCATGTCTATGGAGACTGCGCTGTCAATCCGAATCCCAAAGCTGAGCAGCTTGCAGAAATCGCCATCGGTTCTGCTGAAACTGCTCGTATCTTCGGTGTTGAACCTCGTGTTGCGATGCTTTCTTATTCCACTGGCTCTTCTGGTAAGGGCGCTGATGTCGACCGGGTCAAAGAAGCTGTTGCTCTCGCCAAGGAAAAGGCTCCCCAGCTTGCACTGGAAGGCCCGCTGCAGTTTGACGCAGCCATAGATCCCGGCGTAGCAGCTACGAAGTTGCCTGGCAGCGAAGTTGCTGGTAAGGCAACCGTGTTCATTTTCCCGGATCTGAACACCGGTAATAATACGTACAAGGCAGTGCAGCGTTCCTCGGGTGCTGTGGCTATTGGCCCCGTCCTGCAGGGTCTCAATAAGCCGGTCAATGACCTCTCCCGTGGCTGCACCATTCCTGACATTGTTAACACTGTGGCCATCACCGCCATTCAGGCGCAGGCCGAAAAAGGCCTCATTTAG
- a CDS encoding acetate kinase has protein sequence MKILVINCGSSSIKYQLFDMDSDVVMASGAIERIGLDMGIMSHKRNPDTDDEQKFKFEQPIPNHEVGMELVIAKLTAEDTGVIHDTAEIAGVGHRIVQGANLFSDPVLVNDEVKAAIEKVAPLAPLHNYAHLAGINVAQRLFPNAGHVVVFDTAFHQTIPAHSYVYGVPYEMYEKHQVRRYGFHGTSHRYVTKRFAQLMGKKPEDCNIITVHLGNGSSLTAVKGGKSIDTSMGLTPTGGVIMGTRTGDIDPTILGYLARTEGMTIDELDEMVTKKSGLEGICGMSDLRDIHAAVEEGNERAKLALDMLCHRVRLFIGGYLALLGHVDGIVFTAGIGENDDIVRHDVLCGMEELGIKLDVEANSKRAGEHMRITAEDSRIPAFVIRTNEELEIAQQTVSVIAPSK, from the coding sequence ATGAAGATTCTTGTAATCAACTGCGGCAGCTCTTCCATCAAATACCAGCTGTTCGACATGGATTCCGACGTTGTTATGGCTTCTGGCGCTATCGAGCGCATTGGCCTCGACATGGGCATTATGTCCCACAAGCGGAATCCTGATACCGACGATGAGCAGAAGTTCAAGTTTGAACAGCCCATCCCGAACCACGAAGTTGGTATGGAACTGGTTATTGCCAAGCTGACCGCTGAAGATACTGGCGTTATTCACGATACTGCAGAAATCGCTGGCGTTGGCCACCGTATCGTGCAGGGTGCAAACCTCTTCTCCGACCCTGTCCTCGTCAACGACGAAGTCAAGGCCGCTATTGAGAAGGTTGCTCCTCTGGCGCCTCTGCATAACTACGCTCACCTCGCTGGTATTAACGTCGCTCAGCGACTGTTCCCCAACGCTGGTCACGTCGTAGTTTTTGATACTGCTTTCCACCAGACCATTCCTGCTCACTCCTACGTCTACGGTGTGCCGTACGAAATGTACGAGAAGCACCAGGTTCGCCGCTACGGCTTCCACGGTACTTCCCACCGTTACGTCACCAAGCGTTTTGCTCAGCTTATGGGCAAAAAGCCTGAGGATTGCAACATCATCACCGTCCACCTTGGCAACGGCAGCTCCCTGACCGCAGTCAAGGGCGGCAAGTCCATCGATACTTCCATGGGCCTCACCCCCACCGGTGGCGTCATCATGGGAACCCGTACCGGTGACATTGACCCCACCATCCTTGGTTACCTTGCTCGCACTGAGGGCATGACCATTGATGAGCTGGACGAGATGGTGACCAAGAAGTCCGGTCTGGAAGGTATTTGTGGTATGTCCGACCTTCGTGACATCCACGCTGCTGTGGAAGAGGGCAATGAACGTGCAAAACTCGCTCTGGATATGCTCTGCCACCGTGTTCGCCTCTTCATTGGTGGATACCTGGCTCTCCTCGGCCACGTTGACGGCATCGTCTTCACCGCTGGTATCGGTGAAAATGACGACATCGTCCGCCACGACGTGCTTTGCGGCATGGAAGAACTCGGTATCAAGCTTGATGTTGAAGCCAACAGCAAGCGTGCCGGTGAACACATGCGCATCACTGCCGAAGATTCCCGCATTCCCGCCTTCGTCATTCGTACCAACGAAGAACTCGAGATTGCGCAGCAGACTGTGAGCGTGATCGCTCCTTCCAAATAG
- a CDS encoding lactate utilization protein — MCAKTDLVKLFTENATKVGAQVHSIKNLSEAFSYVMDTCEGKEACKLLLSGCEEPLSDDAQAHCDLKQQKVIAAPEFTGEDGKELAALCEKHGFELVTEGMRQHLAGVDIGLTHCDYGMANPGTLVLNSNSEELRLTTMVSEFHIAILPVSRLREDSDAVEAEFTKMVDNSPSYSAFITGPSRTADIERVLAVGVHGPLELHILLLEDN; from the coding sequence ATGTGCGCTAAAACTGATTTGGTAAAACTTTTTACTGAAAACGCCACAAAGGTCGGTGCTCAGGTACACAGCATCAAGAACCTTTCGGAAGCATTCTCCTACGTCATGGACACCTGTGAAGGAAAGGAAGCTTGCAAACTGCTTCTGTCCGGATGTGAAGAGCCACTTTCTGATGACGCTCAGGCCCACTGCGACCTGAAACAGCAGAAAGTTATCGCCGCTCCTGAATTCACCGGAGAGGACGGCAAGGAACTTGCCGCTCTGTGTGAAAAACATGGCTTTGAGCTTGTCACCGAAGGTATGCGCCAGCACCTCGCTGGTGTGGACATCGGGTTGACTCATTGTGATTACGGCATGGCCAATCCCGGCACTCTCGTCCTCAACTCCAACAGTGAAGAACTCCGCCTCACCACTATGGTGAGCGAATTCCATATCGCCATCCTGCCTGTTTCCCGCCTTCGTGAAGACTCCGACGCTGTCGAAGCCGAATTTACGAAGATGGTAGACAATTCACCAAGCTACAGCGCTTTCATCACCGGTCCAAGTCGTACTGCTGATATTGAGCGAGTACTCGCAGTTGGTGTTCATGGCCCCCTGGAACTTCACATCTTGCTGCTGGAGGATAACTAG
- the ldhH gene encoding L-lactate dehydrogenase (quinone) large subunit LdhH, with protein sequence MQDAKNLSDYRKSCQEALDDEFLRKAIDKFFVAYRANRVNAFADTNEKELISKIADAKDAAIHRLPELYEEFKAKAESLGVHVHLAKTAAEANNIIAQIARDNDVKKIVKSKSMTAEETRLNHVLENEFEVVETDLGEWIIQMRHEGPSHMVMPAIHLSRYQVRDLFTDVTGKEQDSDIQKLVKVARRELRRHFVEADMGISGANFAIAETGAIGLVTNEGNARLVTTLPRVHVAICGVDKLTPTMHDALRVLKALPRNATGQALTSYITWIAGANECAVTTDSKKEMHIVFLDNGRLAMAQDPDFSQVLRCVRCGACANVCPVYRLVGGHKMGHIYIGAIGLILTYFFHGRDKAKNLVQNCINCGACKEVCAAGIDLPRLIKEIQCRILEEEGHPLYSELLGKLMKNRRLFHSLLKTARYGQAPMKAKNGFLRHPPLAFFKDHNFRALPQVADKPFRDIWKKLDSKVDAPKMKVGLFAGCVQDFVYPEQMAAAVKVLKHGQAAMGFPEGQSCCGLPLQMMGEKKHAAELAAQNIAAFDASNYDYVITLCASCASHMKHMYPRLLADDPSFALKAQQFADRVIDFSSFVRDVLKLDEGDFKTISTTEKTAYHAPCHMCRGLGVKGCTQEGLQKAGVDYVKIKEEDVCCGFGGTFTAKFPAESQALMNKKLDHVKEVGATQLVTDCPGCVMQLRGGAEKRKDGIRVRHYAEVLAEQLKD encoded by the coding sequence ATGCAGGACGCAAAGAATCTTTCCGATTACCGTAAATCTTGTCAGGAAGCTCTCGACGACGAATTTCTGCGTAAAGCGATTGATAAATTTTTCGTTGCATATCGTGCGAACCGTGTGAACGCCTTTGCGGACACAAATGAAAAAGAGCTGATTTCTAAAATCGCTGATGCAAAGGATGCAGCAATCCATCGTTTGCCTGAGCTGTATGAAGAATTTAAGGCTAAAGCTGAGTCCTTGGGGGTGCATGTTCACCTTGCAAAGACCGCTGCTGAGGCAAACAACATCATTGCCCAGATTGCTCGCGACAACGACGTCAAAAAAATCGTGAAGTCCAAGTCCATGACTGCTGAGGAAACCCGCCTCAATCATGTGCTCGAAAACGAATTTGAAGTCGTGGAAACTGACCTTGGTGAGTGGATTATCCAGATGCGCCACGAAGGCCCGTCTCACATGGTTATGCCCGCTATCCATCTCTCTCGCTATCAGGTCCGTGATCTCTTTACGGACGTGACAGGCAAAGAGCAGGATTCTGACATTCAGAAGCTGGTGAAAGTGGCTCGACGCGAACTCCGCCGCCATTTTGTCGAAGCTGACATGGGTATCAGTGGTGCAAATTTCGCCATTGCTGAAACTGGTGCTATCGGCCTCGTAACCAACGAAGGCAACGCCCGTCTCGTGACCACGCTTCCTCGTGTGCATGTCGCCATCTGTGGTGTGGACAAGCTGACCCCCACCATGCATGACGCTCTGCGTGTGCTGAAAGCTTTGCCCCGTAATGCAACAGGTCAGGCTCTGACCTCGTACATTACTTGGATTGCTGGCGCCAACGAGTGTGCTGTCACCACTGACAGCAAGAAAGAAATGCACATCGTCTTCCTGGACAATGGCCGTCTGGCCATGGCTCAGGACCCTGATTTTTCTCAGGTTCTCCGCTGCGTTCGCTGTGGTGCCTGCGCTAACGTCTGCCCCGTCTATCGCCTCGTCGGTGGTCACAAGATGGGACACATCTACATCGGCGCTATCGGCCTGATTTTGACCTACTTCTTCCACGGTCGCGACAAGGCAAAGAACCTCGTCCAGAACTGTATTAACTGTGGTGCCTGTAAGGAAGTCTGTGCCGCTGGTATCGACCTCCCCAGACTCATCAAGGAAATTCAGTGTCGTATCCTCGAAGAAGAAGGCCATCCCCTGTATTCTGAGCTTCTCGGCAAGCTCATGAAGAATCGCCGCCTCTTCCACTCCCTGCTCAAGACTGCCCGCTATGGACAGGCTCCCATGAAAGCCAAGAACGGCTTCCTGCGCCATCCTCCGCTGGCATTCTTTAAGGATCACAACTTCCGCGCTTTGCCGCAGGTTGCAGACAAGCCTTTCCGTGACATCTGGAAGAAGCTCGACTCCAAGGTCGACGCTCCCAAGATGAAGGTTGGCCTGTTTGCCGGTTGTGTGCAGGACTTTGTCTATCCTGAGCAGATGGCTGCTGCAGTGAAGGTCCTCAAGCACGGTCAGGCCGCTATGGGCTTCCCAGAAGGGCAGTCCTGCTGTGGTCTCCCTCTGCAGATGATGGGCGAAAAGAAGCACGCCGCAGAATTGGCTGCTCAGAACATCGCCGCCTTTGACGCATCCAACTATGACTACGTCATTACGCTGTGCGCCTCCTGTGCCTCTCACATGAAGCACATGTATCCGCGTCTGCTTGCCGATGATCCGTCATTTGCGCTCAAAGCACAGCAGTTTGCTGATCGCGTTATTGATTTCAGCTCCTTTGTTCGCGATGTTCTCAAGCTCGACGAAGGCGACTTCAAGACCATTTCCACCACAGAGAAAACTGCCTACCACGCCCCGTGTCACATGTGTCGCGGACTCGGCGTCAAGGGCTGCACTCAGGAAGGTTTGCAGAAAGCTGGCGTCGACTATGTGAAGATTAAGGAAGAAGATGTCTGTTGTGGCTTCGGCGGTACCTTCACAGCCAAGTTCCCCGCAGAATCTCAGGCCCTTATGAACAAGAAGCTCGACCACGTGAAAGAAGTCGGCGCTACCCAGCTCGTTACCGACTGCCCCGGTTGCGTTATGCAGCTCCGCGGCGGTGCCGAGAAGCGCAAAGACGGTATTCGCGTCCGCCATTATGCGGAAGTGCTCGCCGAGCAGCTTAAAGATTAA
- a CDS encoding acyl-CoA thioesterase, with translation MKGKTKRESQTVLTQRMLPQDANPAGNVHGGVTLKYIDLAAATVAMRHCRSNAVTVSIDRMDFLKPVFVGEVVNFKASLNYTGSSSMEVGVRVESENMFTGEKRYCASAYLSFVALDPNGKPREIPPLILETDEDHRRWKEAEARRTLRKTERKRERESQQRAVGRTTE, from the coding sequence ATGAAAGGGAAGACGAAGCGCGAGTCCCAGACAGTGCTGACACAGCGGATGCTGCCACAAGACGCAAATCCTGCGGGGAATGTGCATGGTGGTGTGACGCTGAAATATATAGACCTTGCAGCGGCGACGGTAGCGATGCGGCATTGCCGTTCGAACGCGGTGACGGTGTCCATTGACCGGATGGATTTTTTAAAGCCGGTGTTTGTTGGTGAGGTGGTAAATTTCAAGGCGAGTTTAAACTATACGGGCAGCTCTTCGATGGAGGTCGGTGTCCGAGTAGAGTCTGAGAACATGTTTACGGGCGAGAAGCGATACTGCGCATCTGCATATCTCAGCTTTGTTGCTTTGGACCCGAACGGCAAGCCTCGAGAGATTCCTCCGCTGATTCTGGAGACGGACGAAGATCACAGACGGTGGAAGGAAGCGGAGGCGCGCCGGACATTGCGGAAGACGGAAAGGAAGCGTGAACGCGAATCTCAGCAGCGAGCTGTTGGGCGCACAACCGAGTAA
- a CDS encoding Dabb family protein, translated as MLKHIVLWKLKDEAAGASKAENAVEMKKRLDALVGVVPGPVEFEVGINIDPEGGVSDIALYSVFESREALKAYAVHPKHVEAGVFIKQVAEERRCVDYEF; from the coding sequence GTGCTGAAACATATCGTACTTTGGAAACTGAAGGACGAAGCTGCCGGCGCGAGCAAGGCAGAGAACGCAGTGGAAATGAAGAAGCGTCTTGACGCGCTGGTGGGCGTTGTACCTGGCCCGGTGGAGTTTGAGGTCGGGATCAATATTGATCCTGAGGGTGGCGTGTCTGATATCGCACTGTATAGCGTTTTTGAATCCCGCGAGGCACTGAAAGCCTACGCTGTGCACCCGAAGCACGTTGAGGCTGGAGTTTTCATTAAGCAGGTCGCAGAAGAGCGGCGTTGCGTTGACTATGAATTTTAG
- a CDS encoding YbhB/YbcL family Raf kinase inhibitor-like protein, which produces MKLTSSSFPENGRIPIQFTCDASDFSPSLDWEDAPENAEGFALICEDPDAPGESPWVHWVLYGIPSVAFRLAAKIPRTAEHPSGLRQGLNSWGRIGYNGPCPPENDDKHRYIFTLYALDNDISLAPEASKEQLLEAMEGHILDTAQVMCTYSR; this is translated from the coding sequence ATGAAGCTGACCAGCAGTTCCTTCCCGGAAAACGGTCGTATTCCCATTCAGTTTACCTGTGACGCCAGCGACTTTTCCCCGTCTCTCGACTGGGAAGACGCTCCCGAAAATGCCGAAGGTTTCGCCCTCATCTGTGAGGACCCCGACGCTCCAGGTGAAAGCCCCTGGGTTCACTGGGTGCTCTACGGCATCCCCAGTGTTGCGTTCCGCCTTGCCGCCAAGATTCCCCGCACAGCCGAGCACCCCTCTGGCCTGCGCCAGGGTCTCAACTCCTGGGGACGCATTGGCTACAATGGCCCATGCCCGCCAGAAAATGACGACAAGCATCGCTACATCTTCACCCTCTATGCCCTGGATAACGACATCTCCCTCGCCCCCGAAGCCAGCAAAGAGCAGCTTCTTGAGGCAATGGAAGGTCACATTCTGGACACAGCACAGGTTATGTGCACCTATTCCCGATAG
- the folD gene encoding bifunctional methylenetetrahydrofolate dehydrogenase/methenyltetrahydrofolate cyclohydrolase FolD, with protein sequence MILLDGKATAAAIRSELKETVAAKETLYGRKPGLAVILVGEDPASQVYVRNKERACENAGIESLAYRLPADVTQKDVEDLIRELNTRDDVDGILLQLPLPKGLDSQTCLDLIDPEKDVDGFHPVNVGRLALGLPGYAPCTPAGVIELLKRHEITTSGKRAVIIGRSNIVGKPMAMMLWGYGDFANATVTVAHSRTPNLKELCAEADILVAAIGRPHFVTADMVKEGAVVIDVGINRTDNGLAGDCDFDAIKDKVSAITPVPGGVGPMTIAMLLVNTIQAYERHNA encoded by the coding sequence ATGATTCTGCTGGACGGCAAAGCAACTGCGGCAGCTATTCGCAGTGAACTGAAAGAGACAGTTGCAGCAAAAGAAACGCTGTATGGCCGCAAACCCGGCCTCGCTGTCATTCTCGTTGGTGAAGACCCGGCATCTCAGGTGTACGTTCGGAATAAAGAACGCGCCTGTGAAAATGCAGGTATCGAATCTTTGGCCTACCGCCTTCCCGCGGACGTGACCCAAAAGGACGTCGAAGACCTCATTCGTGAACTCAACACTCGCGACGACGTTGACGGCATCCTCCTTCAGCTTCCTCTTCCCAAAGGACTGGACAGCCAGACCTGTCTGGACCTCATCGATCCAGAAAAAGACGTTGACGGCTTCCACCCGGTCAATGTTGGGCGCCTCGCCCTTGGACTTCCCGGCTATGCACCCTGCACTCCGGCTGGCGTCATCGAACTTCTCAAACGCCACGAAATCACAACAAGCGGCAAACGCGCCGTTATCATTGGCCGCTCCAACATTGTGGGCAAACCTATGGCCATGATGCTTTGGGGCTATGGCGACTTTGCCAATGCCACCGTGACCGTGGCCCACTCCCGCACGCCCAACCTGAAAGAACTCTGTGCCGAAGCTGACATTCTCGTCGCTGCCATTGGCCGCCCTCACTTTGTGACGGCAGACATGGTCAAGGAAGGCGCAGTCGTGATTGACGTCGGCATCAACCGCACAGATAACGGCCTCGCCGGTGACTGTGACTTTGACGCCATCAAGGACAAAGTCTCTGCCATCACCCCGGTTCCCGGTGGCGTTGGACCGATGACTATTGCCATGCTGCTCGTCAACACCATTCAGGCCTACGAGCGCCACAACGCATAA
- the eno gene encoding phosphopyruvate hydratase yields MSTIVNVWGREILDSRGNPTVEVEITTESGAKGLAAVPSGASTGSREALELRDGDKERYLGKGVTKAVEHINGEIAENILGMDVTRQVAIDNMMIDLDGTENKTRLGANAMLGVSLAVARAAANFYKLPLYRYLGGVNGKVLPTPMMNIMNGGEHAPNNLDIQEFMIVPLSADSFAEALRMGSETFHNLKKLLAADNHITSVGDEGGFAPNLKDHREAFAYIVKAIEAAGYTAGKDIAIAIDAAASEFYKDGKYVFAGEGREFTAEELIQYYREIAHEFPVISIEDGLAESDWDGWKLMTAELGEALQLVGDDIFVTNPDILAQGIEAGAANSILIKLNQIGTVTETMDTIEMAKQAGYTTVISHRSGETEDHFIADLAVAVNAGQIKTGSLCRSDRIAKYNQLMRIEEDLEDEAIYFGPIMGEQWFDID; encoded by the coding sequence ATGAGCACCATCGTAAACGTATGGGGCAGAGAAATTCTCGATTCCCGTGGTAATCCTACTGTTGAAGTTGAAATTACGACGGAATCCGGCGCAAAAGGCCTTGCCGCTGTTCCTTCTGGAGCTTCCACTGGCTCTCGTGAAGCTCTCGAGCTTCGTGATGGCGACAAGGAACGCTACCTCGGAAAGGGCGTGACCAAAGCCGTTGAGCACATCAACGGTGAAATTGCCGAGAACATTCTTGGCATGGACGTCACCCGCCAGGTCGCCATCGACAACATGATGATCGATCTCGACGGCACCGAAAACAAAACCCGCCTTGGCGCAAACGCCATGCTGGGTGTTTCCCTTGCTGTTGCCCGCGCTGCTGCCAATTTTTACAAGCTTCCCCTGTACCGCTATCTCGGCGGTGTGAATGGCAAAGTGCTGCCCACCCCCATGATGAACATCATGAACGGTGGCGAGCACGCACCAAACAATCTCGATATTCAGGAATTCATGATTGTGCCGCTTTCTGCTGATTCTTTTGCAGAAGCTCTGCGCATGGGTTCCGAGACTTTCCACAACCTGAAAAAGCTTCTCGCTGCCGACAACCACATCACTTCCGTGGGTGACGAAGGCGGCTTTGCTCCGAACCTCAAGGACCACCGCGAAGCTTTTGCATACATCGTCAAGGCAATCGAAGCTGCTGGCTACACCGCAGGCAAAGACATCGCTATCGCTATTGATGCCGCTGCCAGCGAGTTCTACAAAGACGGCAAATACGTCTTTGCTGGCGAAGGACGTGAGTTCACCGCCGAAGAGCTTATCCAGTACTACCGCGAGATTGCTCACGAGTTCCCGGTTATCTCCATCGAAGACGGCCTTGCCGAAAGCGACTGGGACGGCTGGAAGCTCATGACCGCCGAGCTTGGCGAAGCCCTTCAGCTCGTCGGCGACGACATCTTTGTTACCAACCCCGATATCCTGGCTCAGGGCATCGAGGCTGGCGCAGCAAACTCCATCCTCATCAAGCTGAACCAGATCGGTACCGTGACCGAAACCATGGACACCATCGAAATGGCAAAGCAGGCTGGCTACACCACTGTTATCTCTCACCGTTCCGGCGAGACCGAGGATCACTTTATTGCTGACCTCGCAGTGGCCGTAAATGCTGGTCAGATCAAGACTGGCTCTCTTTGCCGCTCCGACAGGATTGCAAAGTACAACCAGCTGATGCGCATCGAGGAAGACCTTGAAGACGAAGCAATCTACTTTGGCCCCATCATGGGCGAACAGTGGTTTGACATCGACTAG
- a CDS encoding type III pantothenate kinase encodes MTQDAHKLLLDIGNTCTKISYWSPESRTVFSQVETLPTIADSAENWADRLVHTAEKWQLAPADFSDILGCSVVPDLIPLINSASELAFGRSACFAPDTLPVPFDNISEIPDNVGPDRLVAAYGARHLLDAENIIICDFGTATTLDAVSGNRFLGGVICPGMRTSARALSSDTARLPELSLNLESPDFFFGYKTEDSLNQGFIFGFAALAEGLIERFEKELGTRAAVVATGGLAKRVADVCPKLRSIHATLTLEGLVFAQMTASRQS; translated from the coding sequence ATGACACAAGACGCTCACAAACTTTTACTCGACATAGGCAACACCTGTACAAAAATCAGTTACTGGTCCCCAGAGAGCAGAACTGTATTCTCTCAGGTGGAAACCCTGCCCACCATTGCGGACTCCGCAGAGAACTGGGCAGACCGCCTCGTGCACACTGCCGAAAAATGGCAGCTTGCCCCTGCGGACTTTTCCGATATTCTTGGCTGCTCTGTTGTGCCGGACCTTATTCCGCTCATCAATTCCGCCTCAGAGCTGGCCTTTGGGCGTTCTGCCTGCTTCGCTCCAGACACCCTCCCCGTCCCCTTCGACAATATTTCTGAAATACCTGACAACGTCGGTCCAGACAGACTTGTTGCCGCGTATGGTGCCCGCCACCTGCTCGATGCCGAAAATATCATTATCTGTGATTTTGGTACGGCAACAACTCTTGATGCTGTTTCGGGAAATCGCTTTCTTGGCGGGGTTATTTGCCCCGGAATGCGAACTTCTGCACGAGCACTCAGCTCGGATACAGCTCGCCTGCCAGAACTCAGCCTTAACCTTGAATCCCCTGACTTTTTCTTTGGGTACAAGACCGAAGACAGCCTGAATCAGGGTTTTATCTTTGGGTTTGCGGCTCTGGCAGAAGGTCTGATAGAACGTTTTGAAAAAGAACTGGGCACCCGTGCTGCCGTTGTTGCAACAGGCGGGCTTGCCAAACGGGTGGCGGACGTTTGTCCTAAACTCCGTTCCATCCACGCAACGCTGACGCTGGAAGGGCTTGTCTTTGCCCAAATGACAGCCAGCAGACAGTCTTAG